A genomic segment from Triticum dicoccoides isolate Atlit2015 ecotype Zavitan chromosome 1A, WEW_v2.0, whole genome shotgun sequence encodes:
- the LOC119364846 gene encoding uncharacterized protein LOC119364846 produces MAGGDSSPVAAAAAAAAAARKWEWDQEEYRCEPAEYSVDPRYSEYDPKQGCFICVCYFFDGKLDLDQESPVGPMRHTGKIFKEGFRLKNSVNVVSIKIVSSDYGYPLYVYGTIIARDSLDRKCVYIFRHDQDDCQLITSKDDSLILTGPKRGFMVCDDIFFKINLKVKNVHGRTVDDDRLSKGLIEVDAIRRLEYSPRYVVDTETLVSMHSILDLNYTFIRRSVQGTVEIKILEGPDEFHGKIVASTTSIPCDIVLHDSKVSGALTAGDNGVVQMARRVVGVSVDEMLVLTVAAAVGDDELSACTVQFTPRRNGYDDESITCGEYKMLLKFTWSIVYF; encoded by the exons atggccggcggcgattcTTCTCCCGTGGCGGCTGCagctgcggctgcggctgcggcgaGGAAGTGGGAGTGGGACCAAGAAGAGTATCGATGCGAGCCGGCGGAGTATTCCGTGGACCCGCGATACAGCGAGTACGACCCCAAGCAGGGCTGTTTCATATGCGTCTGCTACTTCTTCGACGGCAAACTCGACCTGGACCAAGAGT CACCTGTTGGTCCCATGCGACATACTGGTAAAATCTTCAAAGAGGGATTCCGGCTCAAAAACTCAGTCAATGTTGTCTCCATCAAGATTGTTTCCTCTGACTATGGCTACCCACTCTATGTCTACGGTACCATCATAGCCAGGGACAGTCTGGATCGAAAATGTGTCTATATATTCCGGCACGACCAGGATGATTGCCAGCTCATCACCTCAAAG GATGATTCATTGATTTTGACTGGACCCAAGAGAGGATTCATGGTATGCGATGATATATTCTTCAAAATCAATCTGAAGGTGAAGAATGTGCATGGGAGGACTGTCGATGATGATAGACTCAGTAAAGGCCTGATAGAGGTGGATGCTATCCGCAGGCTGGAATATAGTCCCAGATATGTGGTTGATACGGAAACACTTGTCAGCATGCACAGCATATTGGATTTGAACTATACATTCATTAGGAGGTCGGTGCAGGGCACTGTTGAGATCAAGATCCTTGAGGGACCTGATGAATTCCATGGGAAGATTGTTGCTTCCACTACCAGCATTCCATGCGACATTGTGCTACATGATAGCAAAGTGAGTGGTGCGCTAACGGCAGGTGACAATGGAGTCGTACAAATGGCGCGGCGCGTAGTAGGAGTCTCTGTGGATGAGATGCTGGTgttgactgttgctgctgctgtcggTGATGATGAGTTATCTGCCTGCACTGTTCAGTTTACTCCAAGGCGCAATGGTTACGATGATGAGAGTATCACTTGCGGGGAGTACAAGATGCTTCTGAAGTTCACTTGGTCGATTGTGTATTTCTGA
- the LOC119364849 gene encoding 1-aminocyclopropane-1-carboxylate oxidase-like, translating into MVVPVIDFSKLDGAERAETMAQIADGCENWGFFQLVNHGIPLELLDCVKKVCSESYRLREAAFRSSEPVQTLERLVEAERRGEAVAPVDDMDWEDIFYLHDDNQWPSDPPAFKETMREYRAELKKLAERVMEAMDENLGLDKGRMKAAFTGDGLLAPFFGTKVSHYPPCPRPDLITGLRAHTDAGGVILLFQDDKVGGLEVLKDGEWLDVQPLPDAIVVNTGDQVEVLSNGRYRSAWHRVLPMRNGNRRSIASFYNPAFEAAISPAVGEGAAAAYPDYVFGDYMDVYNKQKFDAKEPRFEAVKAPKAA; encoded by the coding sequence ATGGTTGTCCCGGTAATCGACTTCTCCAAGCTCGACGGCGCCGAGAGGGCGGAGACCATGGCGCAGATCGCCGACGGCTGCGAGAACTGGGGCTTCTTCCAGCTGGTGAACCACGGCATCCCGCTGGAGCTACTTGACTGCGTCAAGAAGGTGTGCTCCGAGAGCTACCGCCTCCGGGAGGCGGCGTTCCGGTCGTCCGAGCCCGTGCAGACGCTGGAGAGGCTGGTGGAGGCggagcggcgcggcgaggcggtggCGCCCGTGGACGACATGGACTGGGAGGACATCTTCTACCTCCACGACGACAACCAGTGGCCCTCCGACCCGCCGGCCTTCAAGGAGACCATGCGGGAGTACCGCGCCgagctcaagaagctcgcggagcgGGTCATGGAGGCCATGGACGAGAACCTCGGCCTGGACAAGGGCCGCATGAAGGCCGCCTTCACCGGCGACGGCCTCCTCGCGCCGTTCTTCGGCACCAAGGTCAGCCACTACCCGCCGTGCCCGCGCCCGGACCTCATCACCGGGCTCCGCGCGCACACCGACGCCGGCGGCGTCATCCTGCTGTTCCAGGACGACAAGGTGGGCGGCCTCGAGGTGCTCAAGGACGGCGAGTGGCTGGACGTGCAGCCGCTCCCCGACGCCATCGTCGTCAACACCGGCGACCAGGTGGAGGTGCTCAGCAACGGCCGCTACCGCAGCGCGTGGCACCGCGTCCTGCCCATGCGCAACGGCAACCGCCGCTCCATCGCGTCCTTCTACAACCCGGCGTTCGAGGCGGCCATCTCGCCGGCGGTGGGGGAAGGCGCCGCCGCCGCGTACCCGGACTACGTGTTCGGGGATTACATGGATGTGTACAACAAGCAGAAGTTCGATGCCAAGGAGCCAAGGTTCGAGGCCGTCAAGGCGCCAAAGGCAGCTTAA